The DNA sequence TAAAAATACTAATACTTGTATTATGGAAATATAATTTGGTTAATTTGTTAAAAGTGTTCATCGCACATTTGAAAATTGTTCAATAAACAAAGTTTGCTCAACTCTTAGAAAATGTTTGCACCATTCAGAAAAACAGTAAGTGACATTTAATTTTTTTCCACGCATTTAAAGAAAATGTACGTGActttttttgaaaaatgttcgACATTACATTATTTTTTGTGTAATCCAAAACAAAATGTTTCGTACCATTAAAAACAGTGCATGTTCCACTTAAAACTATCGTTCACATGTTAAAAAAAATGTCCAGAACTTATGTCTACAGAAAGTTCACATGTTTAAAAAATGAAGTATCTACAGAAAGTTCATatgtttaaaaaaatgaagtATCTACAGAAAGTGCTTCCACGGGAGACTTGTGCCCTAGTAGTATTTAGGCCAAGAAAATCGTGTGCCCTTTTGATTTGCCGCACATTAGATACTATGCACGCATCAAcgattgcatcatttatcggaaTGAGCACGCAGAGAAAATTAGTTGTCCAGTGTGCGATGCTTCTTGATACACCAAAAAGGAGCCACATCTATTTTCTATTATATATTAAAGTATTTGTCACATCTATTTTGAAAGGAGCCACATCTATTATATACGCCAAAAATTAGTTGGAACGAGCACATTGATTTTGACAGGAGCCACATCTATCTTCTATTATATATTAAAGTATTTGTCAGGTTTCCCAAAAAAAGATAAATTGACTAAAAATTACCACAATAATTAGAAACATATGACCGTAAAATTAGTAAACCAAATTTTTATAGCCATTAGATATGATTGTAAGTTAACAAACAAACAATTATAAATCAAATTTCCAGTTTAACATTTTGGTTTGAGCCTGACCACGCATAGTCTAGTGATCAATCAACATAGCACCATATTAGAACATGTATacgctaaccaacatgtggttggatggttaggagaaTAGTGGTATTCCCCAGCCCATCCCATGAGGGTTCAAGTCCTAGACTTGGCGCTGGTGCTCTCACTTTCCTTGGATGCGGATGAGAACAACATACAGTTATAAATGGGTTGGACAAAGAAATGTTTTAGCATCATCACCTACAGCTGCACCCCTTGAGCTGATGCACCGGGTCGTCGACCTTGTTGAAGTCCACGGGCTGGTTCCTGGGTATCGCAAAGCAGAGCGGACGAAATAAGTACCCAAGATGACATGACGAAAGCAAATGGAAAGAAGGGGGTCTTGGGGGCGGACAGCAGGCCGACGATGTCGTTGAGGATCCTGTTGGTGTTGGTGATGAAGAGGTTGATGACCTCAGGGACCAAGCCTGGGCCTGAGCTGCCATCCTCATCCATCGACTGCAAGTACTAGAAATACTCATCCACCATACCCTAGATGGACCATTTCACGAGAAGCTAAAGGCATAGTCAGCCAGCAACCACACGGGCTAGTAGGGGCTTGACGGTGGAATGACTGTGGCGAACATGGATGTGACAAGGTTGTTCAACTGGGCCCTGAGCGCGGCAGTCGCCGTGGCGATTGATTGGGGGAAAGGAGCAGGTGCTGGAGGGACCCGAAGTTGTGGTGGCTCCGGCGATGTTATCGGTGAAGAGTGGAGGAGGCTTGGAGACGGAGCCCATTATATACCCGGACGGATGAGTCTGTCCGCGCGAAGACGTGTGGCTGGGAGTGCCCCCATTAACAGTCTACTAGTGGCTTGGCCGTGAGCCATTAAGGAGCTAGACGTTGTCGACGTCGGATACAGCTAGATGGGTGCTCGGTCAAGGCTCGTTGGATGGTTGCTCCGCTGGCCATTGATAGTGGATTGATCGAGGGCATCCAGAAGGATGATGGAAACCAGCTGTTTAATCTTACTTGGTTTAATAATCTGTCGGTTGCATTGAATAATCGATGCGACATGCGCTTGTTTGAGGACAAGAGGACAAAGAAGAGACGGAGCGTAATTCTATATCCAACTCATGTTCGCTTCGCTCTACAACAAGCGAGTTCAGTTCAGTAATGGAATGAATTTGTTCCGGCTAATAATAGAAGAAAAAACCCCACAATGCTCTTTCGCTAGAGCCAACGGCCTTCCAATGCGCGGTGAGCGTGTTCTGTCGCCTTTAATTAACTTGCTTTGGGCCAGCTGCGTGTTGCCTTTATTTTTTTATATTTAGAAAAATACTACATACATACATTGTGAAAATAATTTAGT is a window from the Triticum urartu cultivar G1812 unplaced genomic scaffold, Tu2.1 TuUngrouped_contig_786, whole genome shotgun sequence genome containing:
- the LOC125531691 gene encoding LOW QUALITY PROTEIN: histidine-containing phosphotransfer protein 2-like (The sequence of the model RefSeq protein was modified relative to this genomic sequence to represent the inferred CDS: deleted 1 base in 1 codon; substituted 1 base at 1 genomic stop codon), which translates into the protein THPSGYIMGSVSKPPPLFTDNIAGATTTSGPSSTAPFPQSIATATAALRAQLNNLVTSMFATGMVDEYFXYLQSMDEDGSSGPGLVPEVINLFITNTNRILNDIVGLLNQPVDFNKVDDPVHQLKGCSCR